One Actinoplanes missouriensis 431 DNA segment encodes these proteins:
- a CDS encoding glycosyltransferase family 4 protein yields the protein MTRVCGAHVLFLNWRDTGHPEGGGSEVYLERVAAELIGNGHRVTMLCQAYGTAPAEETNADGVRILRRGGRHTVYLRAALVYLLGVLGFGPLARRRLGRPDVIVDVCNGMPFLSRLYARRPVIALVHHVHREQWPVVFGPWVARIGWWIESRLAVRVYRGCQYVTVSETSRNELADLGVDPRRIAIVHNGTPEVSGVPVARTPYPSLVVLGRLVPHKRVEYALRATAVLATEMPDLQLVVAGQGWWDEPLHALAEDLCITERVEFTGFVTEERKHALLGRAWLLLQPSLKEGWGLTIVEAGARGTPSVAFRSAGGVADAMSDGETGVLVADEYEFFKVVRSLLKDAARRNAMGANAATYAQRFTWEKAGQAFSQVIAGQLDAEHPALTDQRWP from the coding sequence ATGACGCGTGTCTGTGGTGCTCACGTTCTGTTCCTGAACTGGCGGGACACCGGCCATCCCGAGGGCGGTGGGTCGGAGGTCTACCTGGAACGGGTGGCCGCCGAACTCATCGGTAACGGTCACCGCGTCACGATGCTGTGCCAGGCGTACGGAACGGCGCCGGCCGAGGAGACGAACGCCGACGGCGTACGGATCCTGCGGCGCGGCGGGCGGCACACGGTCTACCTTCGTGCCGCTCTCGTGTACCTGCTCGGCGTCCTCGGGTTCGGTCCGCTGGCCCGTCGGCGGCTCGGCCGTCCCGACGTGATCGTCGACGTCTGCAACGGCATGCCGTTCCTCAGCCGGCTCTACGCGCGGCGGCCGGTGATCGCGCTGGTTCACCACGTGCACCGGGAGCAGTGGCCGGTGGTCTTCGGCCCATGGGTGGCCCGGATCGGCTGGTGGATCGAGTCCCGCCTCGCGGTGCGCGTCTACCGGGGCTGCCAGTACGTCACGGTCTCCGAGACGAGCCGCAACGAGCTGGCCGACCTCGGCGTGGACCCGCGCCGGATCGCGATCGTCCACAACGGCACGCCCGAGGTGTCCGGGGTGCCGGTGGCGCGTACCCCGTACCCCAGCCTGGTCGTTCTCGGACGTCTGGTGCCGCACAAGCGGGTGGAGTACGCCCTGCGCGCCACCGCCGTGCTCGCCACCGAAATGCCCGATCTGCAACTTGTGGTGGCCGGGCAGGGCTGGTGGGACGAGCCGCTGCACGCGCTCGCCGAGGATCTCTGCATCACCGAGCGGGTGGAGTTCACCGGGTTCGTGACCGAGGAGCGCAAGCACGCGCTGCTCGGGCGCGCGTGGCTGCTGCTGCAGCCCTCGCTCAAGGAGGGCTGGGGGCTGACCATCGTGGAGGCCGGCGCGCGGGGCACGCCCTCGGTCGCGTTCCGCTCCGCGGGTGGCGTCGCCGACGCGATGTCCGACGGGGAGACCGGGGTGCTGGTGGCGGACGAGTACGAGTTCTTCAAGGTGGTGCGGTCGCTGCTGAAGGACGCCGCCAGGCGGAACGCGATGGGCGCCAACGCCGCGACGTATGCCCAGCGATTCACCTGGGAGAAAGCCGGTCAGGCCTTCTCACAGGTGATCGCCGGGCAGCTCGACGCCGAACATCCGGCGCTGACGGATCAGCGCTGGCCGTAA
- a CDS encoding substrate-binding and VWA domain-containing protein, whose amino-acid sequence MADGSLRARPEFWPVALLSIALITVLAGWSGATYLDRTRNVSGCVERTTLRVAAAPSVVPPIREIAAQVAGRQRCLEILVEGRESAEVLRALARTAPDAASPASAGPSPASLAASSADTTATAEAAPDVWLPESTLWLRRARATGAFSVPAEGVSVATTPVVLSLAEKSASRLTGKDVALSWKALVGGSKLPVDVALPDPATSPIGFGALVGFRQLAGSKAAGTAAIMRRLSPGTVSLAGEAVPDPAGPGKDESAVVSTEQQVLQAGLDGKRQIAVYPPSALPGPDYPFAVLTASTEAREMSTVLLRALLAADGVEAITGHGLRTPDGAPPAEVPAATKVRNKEYPPAALPAEADAEDLLNAWGGVHISARMLAVFDVSGSMEAAVPGSADTRMSATVKAARDGAKLLLDTTELGVWEFSTDLVGKRDYREVVPVGPIGPRREEILSELGRMKAKPNGQTGLYDTTLAAYRDATRNWTPGRINMVLILTDGSDDNASGTSRAKLLAQLGDLYDRKRPVPILFIGVGPEIDPAELNAIAKATNGQVALTDKPSGIRQIFYTALAEFSCLPPECRR is encoded by the coding sequence GTGGCCGATGGCAGCCTCCGGGCGCGTCCGGAGTTCTGGCCAGTCGCGTTGCTGAGCATCGCGCTGATAACGGTGCTGGCGGGCTGGTCGGGAGCCACCTACCTGGACCGCACCCGGAACGTGAGCGGTTGTGTCGAACGCACGACGTTGCGGGTGGCCGCGGCGCCGAGCGTGGTTCCGCCGATCCGCGAGATAGCCGCGCAGGTCGCGGGCCGGCAGCGGTGCCTGGAGATCCTGGTCGAGGGCCGTGAGTCGGCCGAGGTGCTGCGGGCTCTGGCCCGGACCGCCCCGGACGCGGCCTCCCCGGCGTCGGCCGGTCCGTCGCCGGCCAGTCTCGCCGCGTCGAGCGCCGACACCACCGCGACGGCCGAGGCCGCGCCGGACGTCTGGCTGCCGGAGTCGACACTCTGGCTGCGCCGGGCCCGCGCCACCGGCGCCTTCTCGGTCCCGGCCGAGGGCGTCTCGGTGGCCACCACCCCGGTGGTGCTCTCGCTCGCCGAGAAATCGGCGTCCCGGCTCACCGGGAAAGACGTCGCGCTGAGCTGGAAGGCGCTGGTCGGCGGGTCGAAGCTCCCGGTCGACGTGGCGCTTCCCGACCCGGCGACCAGCCCGATCGGGTTCGGCGCGCTGGTCGGGTTCCGTCAGCTCGCCGGCTCGAAGGCGGCCGGCACCGCGGCGATCATGCGGCGGCTGTCGCCGGGCACGGTCTCGCTCGCCGGTGAGGCCGTGCCCGATCCGGCCGGCCCGGGCAAGGACGAGTCCGCCGTGGTCAGCACCGAGCAGCAGGTGCTGCAGGCCGGCCTGGACGGCAAGCGGCAGATCGCGGTCTACCCGCCGTCCGCCCTGCCCGGCCCGGACTACCCGTTCGCCGTGCTCACCGCGAGCACCGAGGCGCGCGAGATGTCCACCGTGCTGCTGCGCGCGCTGCTCGCCGCGGACGGCGTCGAGGCGATCACGGGTCACGGGTTGCGTACGCCGGACGGCGCGCCGCCGGCCGAGGTCCCGGCCGCCACCAAGGTCCGGAACAAGGAGTACCCACCCGCCGCCCTGCCCGCCGAGGCGGACGCCGAGGACCTGCTCAACGCGTGGGGCGGCGTGCACATCAGCGCCCGGATGCTCGCGGTCTTCGACGTCTCCGGCTCGATGGAGGCGGCCGTGCCGGGCTCCGCGGACACCCGGATGTCGGCCACCGTGAAAGCCGCCCGGGACGGTGCGAAGCTGCTGCTGGACACGACCGAGCTGGGCGTCTGGGAGTTCTCCACCGACCTGGTCGGCAAGCGGGACTACCGGGAGGTCGTCCCGGTCGGACCGATCGGCCCCCGGCGCGAGGAGATCCTCAGCGAACTCGGCCGGATGAAGGCCAAGCCGAACGGCCAGACCGGGCTCTACGACACGACACTCGCCGCCTACCGGGACGCCACCCGGAACTGGACGCCCGGCCGGATCAACATGGTGCTGATCCTGACCGACGGCTCCGACGACAACGCCAGCGGGACGAGCCGCGCCAAGCTGCTCGCCCAGCTGGGTGACCTCTACGACCGCAAGCGTCCGGTGCCGATCCTGTTCATCGGCGTCGGACCGGAGATCGACCCGGCCGAGCTGAACGCGATCGCCAAGGCCACCAACGGCCAGGTCGCGCTCACCGACAAGCCTTCCGGAATCCGCCAGATCTTCTACACTGCGCTCGCCGAATTCAGCTGCCTGCCCCCGGAGTGCCGCCGATGA
- a CDS encoding alpha-(1->3)-arabinofuranosyltransferase domain-containing protein, whose translation MTAVLRARTTFDNARSSFWVPAGALLLVVAAFIQRPGQTTFDTKLDLVENPIGFMARALHLWNPWATSGELQQQAYGYLFPMAPFFAVGDALGIPAWITQRLWCAALFLAAYFGVLLLARALRIGNDAGRVVGAFAYAVAPRMLTEVGVLSSEMLPVAALPWVLLPLVTARRFASPRRAAALSALAVLFMGGINAAAVVMALVLPGLWLLTRRWDRQLFVLMAWWAGFVLLTTLWWIIPLLLFGQYSLPFLDFIESSATTTAVTSLFQATRGTNQWVGYIVQGEPWWPAGWSLIDNPALMVVTALVAALGLLGLGLRGLPEKRFLVIGALTGLALLTMGYVGTLDSPFAPLVRELLDGPLAPLRNVHKFEPVLRLPIALGLAYAASHAPVLPRWRIRVPAAPVVAVLLIAAAAPAWTLLLRPGPGWSSVPSYWSQATTWLADQDAQDRTLVVPGSGFSQNTWGRTVDEPIQPLAESPWSTRNQIPLGSEGNIRVMDTVEAVLAQGRGSPALADFLARSGYQYLMVRHDLDRTVSGAPPITVVRQAITNSPGLVEAATFGPRVGAGGAAPSPADAGVAVPAIEIFKVDRDVPAVSATAIAGVPVVSGGPESLLGVLEEGLIDPAQPAVLAGDQDGELAIPEAAGQPIVTDGLRRRELNIGRMRDNTSQTLTEDEKTRQGRVRSDLLPFDADGHQTVAAYQGIRAVDASSSASFADSIGASDSSALPFAALDGDTSTAWRSDPIQPGSGQWIEVQLETAQRITEVTVDFSEDLRTAAPVSYVRITTDQGIVDRPVPATAGAHKLSTLPGLTTSVRVTVLALREGYDGGVALRELGIPGVSAERGLRVPADTGTKTAPAYVFERATQDRGACYADDGVIRCDQFLARAGEEPLGVDRFFATPVNATYDLRLTARPRTGGTLPLDRDVTASASTTLTGDVTAGAHAAVDGDPSTTWLAEPNDPTPTLTLSWDKSRRIDRFRLDTPDSPTTAAATQVLVRAGGKESVLKVEAEGWVRIPPVTTKRLEISIVGTWAVVADPRGDWPAPAGVSEVEIPALKDLMKPATGSTPLLARCGTGPSVVLDGVSYPTAVSGTLGDVRAGNRLPVRICDDFASQNVQLTAGEHRLRTVPSAAYVAESATLVRDGAGTAAPAATTRTVSVVRWEATDRQVMAGAGEASLLVIPENRNAGWTATLDGRELRAVRVDGWQQAFVLPAGSGGLVSLRFTPDGPYRTGLAAGAACVLLVVLAAAAPVRRRVAPVSGPPARIFRAVPGGQWWMLVPLLALVFAIGGAAGVTFLLGALIVRQLWPRALSGLAFAAAVAGLLIAVSGRLLGHGQEWAYDAAVQLAMLAAIAAVAATAAPTSSRRRPDPEPMDGAADGDIDEEAPVDAHRATLDRSVGLFRAFLVEQTDPDRFYSELAVDSVRQLGSYTDLDGALVLDVGGGPGYFSTEFEKAGARYVGLDPAVGDFAAAGAEVSGMIRGSGTALPIRTGSVDVAYSSNVLEHVPDPEALLDELVRVTKPGGTVFVSFTPWLSPHGGHETGPFWHLLGGDWARRRFVRKNGREPKNRYMESLFPISAARTMRWARAARRNGELTVVDVLPRYHPRWAQWVARVPLLRETLTWNFTVVLRRTGEPVLADVQEDLVQVSRTDVTQ comes from the coding sequence ATGACCGCTGTCCTCCGGGCGCGGACCACGTTCGACAATGCCCGCAGTTCCTTCTGGGTCCCGGCCGGCGCGCTGCTGCTCGTCGTGGCCGCCTTCATCCAGCGGCCCGGCCAGACCACCTTCGACACCAAGCTCGACCTGGTGGAGAACCCGATCGGGTTCATGGCCCGGGCCCTGCACCTGTGGAACCCGTGGGCCACCTCGGGCGAGCTGCAGCAGCAGGCGTACGGCTACCTGTTCCCGATGGCCCCGTTCTTCGCCGTCGGCGACGCCCTCGGCATCCCGGCCTGGATCACCCAGCGGCTCTGGTGCGCGGCGCTGTTCCTCGCCGCGTACTTCGGCGTGCTGCTGCTGGCCCGCGCCCTGCGGATCGGCAACGACGCCGGCCGGGTGGTCGGCGCGTTCGCGTACGCGGTGGCGCCGCGGATGCTCACCGAGGTCGGCGTGCTCTCCTCGGAGATGCTGCCGGTCGCCGCCCTGCCGTGGGTGCTGCTCCCGCTGGTCACGGCCCGCCGGTTCGCCTCGCCCCGCCGGGCCGCCGCGCTCAGCGCCCTGGCAGTGCTCTTCATGGGCGGGATCAACGCGGCAGCCGTGGTGATGGCGCTGGTGCTGCCCGGCCTCTGGCTGCTGACCCGCCGCTGGGACCGGCAGCTTTTCGTGCTGATGGCCTGGTGGGCCGGGTTCGTCCTGCTCACGACGCTGTGGTGGATCATTCCGCTGCTGCTGTTCGGCCAGTACAGCCTGCCGTTCCTGGACTTCATCGAGTCGTCGGCGACCACGACCGCCGTCACCTCGCTCTTCCAGGCCACCCGCGGCACCAACCAGTGGGTCGGCTACATCGTGCAGGGCGAGCCGTGGTGGCCGGCCGGCTGGAGCTTGATCGACAACCCGGCGCTGATGGTGGTGACCGCGCTGGTCGCGGCGCTCGGGCTGCTCGGGCTCGGGCTGCGCGGGCTGCCGGAGAAACGTTTCCTGGTGATCGGCGCGCTGACCGGCCTGGCCCTGCTCACCATGGGGTACGTCGGCACCCTGGACAGCCCGTTCGCCCCGCTGGTCCGGGAGCTGCTCGACGGCCCGCTCGCCCCGCTGCGCAACGTGCACAAGTTCGAACCGGTGCTGCGCCTGCCGATCGCGCTGGGTCTGGCGTACGCGGCGAGCCACGCCCCGGTCCTGCCCCGCTGGCGGATCCGCGTCCCGGCCGCGCCGGTGGTCGCCGTGCTGCTGATCGCCGCGGCCGCGCCGGCCTGGACGCTGCTGCTGCGGCCCGGACCCGGCTGGTCCTCGGTGCCGTCCTACTGGAGCCAGGCCACCACCTGGCTCGCCGACCAGGACGCTCAGGACCGCACCCTCGTCGTGCCCGGCTCCGGCTTCTCCCAGAACACCTGGGGCCGCACGGTCGACGAGCCGATCCAGCCGCTCGCCGAGTCGCCCTGGTCGACCCGCAACCAGATCCCGCTCGGCTCCGAGGGCAACATCCGGGTGATGGACACCGTCGAGGCGGTCCTCGCGCAGGGGCGCGGGTCACCGGCCCTCGCCGACTTCCTGGCCCGCTCCGGCTACCAGTACCTGATGGTCCGGCACGACCTGGACCGCACGGTCTCCGGCGCGCCGCCGATCACCGTGGTCCGCCAGGCGATCACGAACTCGCCCGGCCTGGTCGAGGCCGCCACGTTCGGCCCGCGGGTCGGCGCCGGTGGCGCGGCGCCCAGCCCGGCCGACGCCGGCGTCGCGGTGCCGGCCATCGAGATCTTCAAGGTCGACCGGGACGTGCCGGCCGTGTCGGCGACCGCGATCGCCGGCGTGCCGGTGGTCAGCGGCGGACCGGAGTCGCTGCTCGGCGTGCTCGAAGAGGGCCTGATCGACCCGGCCCAGCCGGCGGTTCTCGCCGGTGACCAGGACGGCGAGCTCGCGATACCGGAGGCGGCGGGCCAGCCGATCGTCACCGACGGGCTGCGCCGGCGCGAGCTGAACATCGGCCGGATGCGCGACAACACGAGCCAGACGCTCACCGAGGACGAGAAGACACGGCAGGGGCGGGTCCGCAGCGACCTGCTCCCGTTCGACGCCGACGGGCACCAGACGGTCGCGGCCTACCAGGGCATCCGGGCCGTCGACGCGTCCAGCAGCGCGAGCTTCGCCGACTCGATCGGGGCCAGCGACTCCTCCGCGCTGCCGTTCGCGGCGCTCGACGGCGACACGTCGACGGCATGGCGTTCCGACCCGATCCAGCCCGGCAGCGGGCAGTGGATCGAGGTCCAGCTGGAGACCGCGCAGCGGATCACCGAGGTGACCGTCGACTTCTCCGAGGACCTGCGGACCGCGGCGCCGGTCTCCTACGTGCGGATCACCACCGATCAGGGCATCGTGGACCGTCCGGTGCCGGCCACCGCCGGCGCGCACAAGCTCTCCACGCTGCCCGGCCTCACCACCAGCGTCCGGGTCACCGTGCTGGCGCTGCGGGAGGGCTACGACGGCGGCGTCGCGCTGCGCGAGCTGGGCATTCCCGGCGTCAGCGCGGAGCGCGGCCTGCGGGTGCCGGCCGACACCGGCACGAAGACCGCTCCGGCGTACGTGTTCGAGCGCGCCACCCAGGACCGGGGCGCCTGCTACGCGGACGACGGCGTGATCCGCTGCGACCAGTTCCTCGCCCGTGCCGGTGAGGAGCCGCTCGGCGTCGACCGGTTCTTCGCCACCCCGGTGAACGCCACGTACGACCTGCGGCTGACCGCCCGCCCGCGGACCGGTGGCACGCTGCCGCTGGACCGGGACGTGACCGCCTCGGCGTCCACGACGCTGACCGGCGACGTCACGGCCGGCGCGCACGCGGCGGTGGACGGCGACCCGTCGACCACCTGGCTGGCCGAGCCGAACGACCCGACGCCCACGCTGACGCTCTCCTGGGACAAGTCCCGCCGGATCGACAGGTTCCGGCTGGACACGCCGGATTCGCCGACCACCGCGGCGGCCACCCAGGTGCTGGTGCGGGCCGGCGGCAAGGAATCGGTCCTGAAGGTGGAGGCCGAGGGCTGGGTGCGGATCCCGCCGGTCACCACGAAGCGCCTGGAGATCTCGATCGTCGGTACCTGGGCGGTGGTGGCGGACCCGCGGGGCGACTGGCCGGCGCCGGCCGGCGTCTCCGAGGTGGAGATCCCCGCTCTCAAGGACCTGATGAAACCCGCCACCGGCAGCACGCCGCTGCTGGCCCGCTGCGGCACCGGCCCGTCGGTCGTGCTGGACGGGGTGTCCTACCCGACCGCGGTCTCCGGCACGCTCGGCGACGTGCGGGCCGGCAACCGGCTCCCGGTCCGGATCTGCGACGACTTCGCCAGCCAGAACGTGCAGCTCACCGCCGGTGAGCACCGGCTGCGGACGGTGCCCTCGGCGGCCTATGTCGCGGAGTCGGCGACGCTCGTCCGGGACGGCGCCGGGACGGCCGCTCCGGCGGCCACGACGCGTACCGTCTCGGTGGTCCGCTGGGAGGCGACCGACCGTCAGGTGATGGCCGGGGCCGGCGAGGCCTCGCTGCTGGTGATCCCGGAGAACCGGAACGCGGGCTGGACGGCCACCCTGGACGGCCGGGAGCTGCGGGCGGTCCGGGTGGACGGCTGGCAGCAGGCGTTCGTCCTGCCGGCCGGCTCCGGGGGACTGGTGAGCCTGCGGTTCACCCCGGACGGGCCGTACCGGACCGGTCTCGCGGCCGGCGCGGCGTGTGTCCTGCTGGTGGTCCTGGCCGCGGCGGCGCCGGTGCGCCGGCGGGTGGCGCCGGTCAGCGGGCCACCGGCCCGGATCTTCCGCGCGGTGCCGGGCGGGCAGTGGTGGATGCTGGTCCCGCTGCTGGCGCTGGTGTTCGCGATCGGCGGCGCGGCCGGGGTGACGTTCCTGCTCGGCGCGCTGATCGTGCGCCAGCTCTGGCCACGCGCCCTGTCCGGTCTCGCCTTCGCCGCGGCGGTGGCCGGCCTGCTGATCGCGGTCAGCGGGCGACTGCTCGGCCACGGACAGGAGTGGGCGTACGACGCGGCGGTGCAGCTGGCCATGCTCGCGGCGATCGCCGCGGTCGCGGCCACCGCGGCGCCCACCTCGAGCCGCCGGCGACCCGATCCGGAGCCCATGGACGGTGCGGCGGACGGCGACATCGACGAGGAGGCGCCGGTGGACGCGCACCGGGCGACGTTGGACCGGTCGGTGGGGCTCTTCCGGGCGTTCCTGGTGGAGCAGACCGACCCGGACCGGTTCTACTCGGAGCTGGCCGTCGACTCGGTACGCCAGCTCGGCTCCTACACCGACCTGGACGGCGCCCTGGTGCTGGACGTGGGCGGCGGGCCGGGCTACTTCTCGACCGAGTTCGAGAAGGCCGGCGCGCGGTATGTCGGGCTGGACCCGGCGGTCGGCGACTTCGCGGCGGCCGGCGCCGAGGTGAGCGGCATGATCCGGGGGAGTGGCACGGCACTGCCGATCCGTACCGGGTCGGTCGACGTCGCCTACTCGTCCAACGTGCTCGAACACGTACCCGATCCGGAGGCTCTGCTCGACGAGCTGGTCCGGGTGACCAAGCCGGGCGGCACGGTGTTCGTGTCGTTCACGCCGTGGCTGTCGCCGCACGGCGGGCACGAGACCGGACCCTTCTGGCACCTGCTCGGCGGGGACTGGGCGCGACGGCGGTTCGTCCGCAAGAACGGCCGGGAGCCGAAGAACCGGTACATGGAGTCGCTCTTCCCGATCAGCGCGGCGCGGACGATGCGCTGGGCCCGCGCGGCCCGGCGCAACGGCGAGCTGACGGTGGTCGATGTCCTGCCGCGGTACCACCCGCGGTGGGCACAGTGGGTGGCCAGGGTGCCTCTGCTGCGGGAGACGCTCACGTGGAACTTCACGGTCGTGCTGCGACGCACGGGCGAACCAGTTTTAGCTGACGTTCAGGAAGATCTGGTTCAGGTCTCGCGCACCGATGTGACTCAGTAG
- a CDS encoding DUF3068 domain-containing protein, with translation MRSRVLGTALFGLGVLAIVFALGLAFVVAPRAAQLPYDMEPTQSVAEAQNATFLQVTSGAAKINTGNLRSTVTVQPDAKETAGLEGDLDGSALVWLAGQDVVNTSLNSERVSAYSTRLAVDRETGAAVPWDGAWLDTGNQEKIEYSGHMYKFPFGTEKKAYPIYDRDIREAKPAEFVKTEEIGGLETYQFTQQIVDGRQQLDPTQLSLLVDQLLGDTATTAEVVYSNTRTVWVEPVTGQFIRVSEEQNKILRGNNGQEVTLLDADFTYTDDTVNRSVKAAEDNRKKLNLVGLWGPLGLGLLGLILAVAGVLVALRGGRGASTAGVPAQGSGGHDDLDDDGKPATAGSHRAEG, from the coding sequence ATGAGGTCCCGCGTCCTCGGCACCGCGCTGTTTGGTCTCGGCGTCCTGGCTATAGTTTTCGCCCTCGGCCTGGCGTTCGTGGTGGCGCCCCGGGCGGCTCAGTTGCCGTACGACATGGAGCCGACCCAGTCGGTCGCGGAGGCGCAGAACGCGACCTTCCTCCAGGTCACCAGCGGCGCCGCAAAGATCAACACCGGTAATCTCCGTTCGACGGTGACCGTGCAGCCGGACGCGAAGGAGACCGCAGGCCTCGAGGGTGACCTCGACGGCAGCGCGCTCGTCTGGCTCGCCGGCCAGGACGTGGTCAACACCAGCCTCAACAGCGAGCGGGTCAGCGCGTACAGCACGCGGCTCGCGGTGGACCGGGAGACCGGCGCGGCGGTGCCGTGGGACGGCGCCTGGCTCGACACCGGCAACCAGGAGAAGATCGAGTACTCCGGCCACATGTACAAGTTCCCCTTCGGAACCGAGAAGAAGGCCTACCCGATCTACGACCGGGATATCCGTGAGGCGAAGCCGGCCGAGTTCGTGAAGACCGAGGAGATCGGTGGCCTGGAGACCTACCAGTTCACCCAGCAGATCGTGGACGGGCGTCAGCAGCTCGACCCGACCCAGCTGAGCCTGTTGGTCGACCAGTTGCTCGGCGACACCGCGACCACCGCCGAGGTGGTTTACAGCAACACCCGGACGGTCTGGGTCGAGCCGGTCACCGGCCAGTTCATCCGGGTCTCCGAGGAGCAGAACAAGATCCTCCGCGGCAACAACGGCCAGGAGGTCACCCTGCTCGACGCCGACTTCACCTACACCGACGACACGGTTAACCGCTCGGTGAAGGCGGCCGAGGACAACCGGAAGAAGCTGAACCTGGTCGGTCTCTGGGGCCCGCTCGGCCTCGGTCTGCTCGGCCTGATCCTGGCCGTGGCGGGCGTCCTCGTCGCGCTGCGCGGCGGCCGGGGCGCGTCCACGGCCGGAGTTCCGGCGCAGGGCAGCGGCGGTCACGACGACCTGGACGACGACGGCAAGCCGGCCACGGCGGGCAGCCACCGCGCCGAGGGGTAG